From Helicobacter ganmani, one genomic window encodes:
- the rimO gene encoding 30S ribosomal protein S12 methylthiotransferase RimO, whose product MSKKLHLVSLGCTKNLVDSEVMLGALSEYENTQNLSEADVVIINTCGFIEAAKQESVQSILNALQSKRKDAILVASGCLSERYAKELKQEIPEIDIITGVGDYDKIGELIELRKNGKVLSSQKGVFLANENHKRVISGSKIHAYIKLSEGCNQKCSFCAIPSFKGKLHSRTLESTLKEVKNLVKQGFRDFSFIAQDSSSYLRDVGVKDGLVQLIESIDKLAKEGLEIKSARILYLYPSTTSKRLITAICDSTIFQNYFDIPLQHISQKVLKTMGREGEFQELLQAMRAVPNSFVRTSFIIGHPSEEEEDFGELCDWIQTFCFDRMNFFGFSCEEGTKSAQLEQVSQKTINARLKRINKIFLKQYKKDLEALVGSEILVILEGKSAESEYFYSARDIRFAPEIDGEILINDKEIKEDLEIGYYRVKITEVVGENVLGCVLGRA is encoded by the coding sequence ATGAGCAAAAAATTGCACTTAGTCTCACTAGGTTGCACAAAGAATCTAGTGGATAGCGAAGTAATGCTTGGGGCTTTAAGTGAATATGAAAATACGCAAAACTTAAGCGAAGCTGATGTTGTGATTATTAATACCTGTGGATTTATTGAAGCGGCAAAACAAGAAAGTGTCCAAAGCATTTTGAATGCTTTGCAATCAAAGAGAAAAGATGCAATTCTTGTTGCAAGTGGTTGTTTAAGCGAACGCTATGCAAAAGAATTAAAACAAGAGATTCCAGAGATTGATATTATTACAGGTGTGGGAGATTATGATAAGATTGGTGAGCTAATAGAATTGCGCAAAAATGGAAAGGTTCTTTCAAGCCAAAAGGGGGTATTTTTAGCAAATGAAAATCATAAGCGTGTCATTAGCGGCTCTAAAATCCACGCATATATTAAATTATCAGAGGGTTGCAATCAAAAATGTAGTTTTTGTGCGATTCCAAGCTTTAAGGGCAAATTGCATTCTCGCACTTTAGAATCTACACTTAAAGAAGTGAAAAATTTAGTCAAGCAAGGTTTTAGGGATTTTAGTTTTATCGCGCAGGATTCTAGTTCTTATTTGCGTGATGTTGGGGTTAAAGACGGATTGGTGCAACTCATTGAGAGCATAGATAAACTTGCAAAAGAGGGATTGGAAATCAAAAGTGCAAGGATTTTGTATCTTTATCCCTCCACAACTTCTAAGCGTTTAATTACCGCAATTTGTGATTCTACAATCTTTCAAAACTACTTTGATATACCTTTGCAACATATTAGTCAAAAAGTCTTAAAAACAATGGGGAGAGAAGGAGAGTTTCAAGAGTTGCTACAAGCTATGCGTGCAGTGCCAAATAGTTTTGTGCGCACAAGTTTTATTATCGGACACCCAAGTGAGGAGGAGGAGGATTTCGGGGAGCTATGTGATTGGATTCAAACTTTTTGCTTTGATAGAATGAATTTCTTTGGATTCTCTTGCGAAGAGGGAACAAAAAGTGCGCAATTAGAACAAGTGTCGCAAAAGACGATTAATGCGCGATTGAAGCGGATTAATAAGATTTTTTTAAAGCAATACAAAAAAGATTTAGAGGCTTTGGTGGGCAGTGAAATCCTTGTGATATTAGAGGGAAAATCCGCGGAATCGGAGTATTTTTATAGCGCAAGAGATATTCGTTTTGCTCCTGAAATTGATGGAGAGATTCTGATTAACGACAAGGAAATCAAGGAGGATTTAGAGATTGGGTACTATCGTGTTAAAATTACAGAAGTCGTAGGAGAAAATGTGTTAGGTTGTGTGCTTGGGCGAGCATAA
- the ruvA gene encoding Holliday junction branch migration protein RuvA, giving the protein MIIALEGEIFIKEPTRVALKCTGVVYEVFVSLQTFNQIKAKVGEKLILHISHIIREDAQILFGFVDLMEKSLFERLIKINGVGPKVAIAILSTFSPQTFAKIVESNDVKSMQRVPGIGPKSAGRILVELSGWSLELTQNHNMGVAEDSNLHQVILALESLGYKSDVIHKATKGLENAEVGEMVKAALKKMQTL; this is encoded by the coding sequence ATGATTATTGCATTAGAGGGGGAAATTTTTATCAAAGAACCAACGCGTGTGGCTTTAAAATGCACAGGTGTGGTGTATGAAGTGTTTGTTTCTTTGCAAACCTTCAATCAGATTAAAGCCAAAGTGGGCGAAAAGCTAATCTTGCATATTTCACACATTATTCGTGAGGACGCGCAGATTTTATTTGGGTTTGTAGATTTAATGGAAAAAAGCCTTTTTGAGCGTCTGATTAAAATCAATGGCGTAGGTCCAAAAGTTGCAATCGCAATTCTTTCTACTTTTAGTCCTCAAACTTTTGCAAAAATTGTAGAAAGCAATGATGTGAAATCTATGCAAAGAGTACCGGGAATTGGTCCAAAGAGTGCGGGTAGGATTCTAGTAGAGCTTTCTGGTTGGTCTTTGGAATTAACACAAAATCATAATATGGGAGTAGCGGAGGATTCTAATTTGCATCAAGTGATTTTGGCTTTGGAGTCTTTGGGATACAAAAGTGATGTGATTCATAAAGCGACAAAAGGTTTAGAGAACGCAGAAGTCGGTGAAATGGTCAAAGCAGCTTTGAAAAAAATGCAAACTTTATAA
- a CDS encoding flagellar assembly protein A, producing MLKNSLRTFRPYYVNECEDIKFAIKQVSSQFNMDADSFDFELQSITTYKKNLYDYESQLIPAQEVDAFFSNRDNMLEPNLVMNQRYCILIKEKERKETRFHFTADKAFSEAFLTFRVGFNYSKEDFDSVYMQIKKEKARNRILCFNEAQEKSALEEFLQTLEYPLRQDVKYKILSGVNLIPSVEGNLEFKKDITGQFQTVLKDDVICEYQKPLQGKPGRNIRGEYIIPQSPKTLHQPCALQYDKESIALKEYPCCIYYVSVIGGILKYEDGFLYVRDTLETESVTLKTTGSLIGNINSGTIINITQKDAMKEALGQGMKIQAGEVNIEGNIGPNAEINSKEVRIGGFTHQNSKIFANDAEIATHKGYAKGEYIKVEMLETGIIEAKKVEVEHVYGGKIYAEEIVIKTLHSNAFLYATKNIHITKMEKGENKFFLAANYSPAGKEKYNALFKQKNESIKEAIRMTKELKVESLELKKLKATADEIRGTLIHYKNTKTTPPSYLLAKFEEYHQRVLALKNKRQRINELSMDFKNAREALNVLDELTKNATITIESGWIGYNEVHYVFYSPSRELLCVPKPGEPSKVVYQKDKIQLIL from the coding sequence ATGTTAAAAAATTCTTTGCGAACATTTAGACCTTACTATGTTAATGAATGCGAAGATATTAAATTTGCCATTAAGCAAGTCTCCTCTCAATTCAATATGGACGCAGATTCCTTTGATTTTGAATTGCAATCTATCACTACTTACAAAAAAAATCTTTATGACTATGAATCCCAACTGATTCCTGCACAAGAAGTAGATGCGTTTTTTAGCAATCGCGATAATATGCTAGAACCAAATCTCGTGATGAATCAACGATATTGTATTTTGATTAAAGAAAAAGAACGCAAGGAAACACGATTCCATTTCACGGCAGACAAAGCCTTTAGCGAGGCATTTTTGACTTTTCGTGTGGGGTTTAATTATAGCAAAGAAGATTTTGATAGTGTGTATATGCAAATCAAAAAAGAAAAGGCACGGAATAGGATTTTATGCTTTAATGAAGCGCAAGAAAAAAGCGCGTTAGAAGAGTTTTTGCAGACTTTGGAATATCCGCTAAGACAAGATGTGAAATACAAAATTTTAAGTGGCGTGAATCTTATCCCAAGTGTTGAGGGAAATTTGGAGTTTAAAAAGGACATTACAGGACAATTCCAAACGGTGCTAAAAGATGATGTAATTTGCGAATATCAAAAGCCATTACAAGGCAAGCCCGGACGCAATATCCGCGGAGAATACATTATTCCTCAAAGTCCAAAAACACTACACCAACCTTGTGCCTTGCAATATGATAAAGAAAGTATCGCACTTAAAGAATATCCTTGTTGTATTTATTACGTCAGTGTAATTGGTGGAATCTTAAAATATGAAGATGGGTTTTTGTATGTTAGGGATACCTTAGAGACGGAATCTGTAACACTCAAAACTACTGGTTCACTCATCGGCAATATTAATAGTGGCACAATTATCAATATCACACAAAAAGACGCAATGAAAGAAGCCTTAGGGCAAGGAATGAAGATTCAAGCGGGGGAAGTGAATATTGAGGGAAATATTGGTCCTAATGCAGAGATTAATTCAAAAGAAGTGCGTATTGGAGGCTTTACGCATCAAAACTCCAAAATCTTTGCCAATGATGCAGAAATCGCGACACATAAGGGTTATGCAAAAGGCGAGTATATCAAAGTAGAAATGCTTGAAACAGGGATTATTGAAGCTAAAAAGGTGGAAGTAGAGCATGTCTATGGTGGCAAAATTTATGCAGAAGAGATTGTGATTAAAACTTTGCATTCCAATGCGTTTTTGTATGCAACCAAAAATATTCATATCACCAAAATGGAAAAAGGCGAAAATAAATTTTTCCTAGCAGCAAATTATAGTCCAGCAGGAAAAGAAAAGTATAACGCACTTTTCAAGCAAAAAAATGAATCTATTAAAGAAGCAATTCGTATGACAAAAGAGCTAAAAGTTGAGAGTTTAGAGCTTAAAAAGCTTAAAGCTACCGCAGATGAGATTCGTGGAACTTTGATTCATTATAAAAACACTAAAACCACGCCTCCTAGCTATCTGTTAGCGAAATTTGAGGAATATCATCAACGCGTGCTTGCGCTTAAAAATAAGCGGCAAAGAATCAATGAGCTAAGTATGGATTTCAAAAACGCGCGCGAAGCACTTAATGTATTAGACGAATTGACAAAAAATGCGACGATTACGATAGAGAGCGGTTGGATTGGATATAATGAAGTGCATTATGTCTTTTATTCTCCTAGCCGTGAATTACTCTGTGTGCCAAAGCCCGGCGAACCTTCTAAAGTCGTATATCAAAAAGACAAAATTCAGCTAATTTTATAA
- the murJ gene encoding murein biosynthesis integral membrane protein MurJ codes for MFFKAFFTNSSGILTSRILGFFRDLLTATILGSSIYSDMFFVAFKLPNLFRRVFGEGAFNQAFLPGFFNARLRGGFALKIGLIFCIILLCLSVVVCVFNKPLTKLLAFGFSDDLIALTAPLVAINFWYLLLIFIVTLFGAMLQYKRNFTAWAYSPALLNLAMIIALLLARGSESYQAILTLSYGVLAGGIAQILLHCYPMWRLGFFKLLYVGFKELKYKNPQPNLKNAQKTSKQDSINRNVKEFFKQFSPAMFGSSTAQFASFIDTLLASFLASGSISYLYYANRIFQLPLAIFAIATSTALFPMVAKYIKESKESLALRELSRSFWLLSILLSLCVLGGYLLKNEIIWLLFERGKFARTDTLLCAGVFGAYLVGLLPFGLARIFSLWLYSKSKQALAAKISAFSLLIGTFCSFVLMQYFGAIGLALGGSISGFFVFFLTLHFFGWNHFWNILWNPKWILILCFLLSVEFLILIAFKTYVFSL; via the coding sequence ATGTTTTTCAAAGCCTTTTTTACCAATAGCAGCGGAATCCTCACTTCAAGGATTCTTGGTTTTTTTCGTGATTTGCTCACCGCTACGATTCTAGGCTCTAGTATTTATAGTGATATGTTTTTTGTGGCTTTTAAGCTACCTAATCTCTTTCGTCGTGTTTTTGGCGAGGGTGCGTTTAATCAAGCTTTTTTACCAGGATTCTTTAATGCGCGTCTGCGCGGAGGATTTGCACTCAAGATTGGATTGATTTTTTGTATTATCTTGCTTTGTCTTTCAGTTGTTGTATGTGTGTTTAATAAGCCACTCACAAAACTGCTAGCATTTGGATTTTCTGATGATTTAATCGCCCTTACCGCACCATTAGTTGCCATTAACTTTTGGTATTTATTGCTTATTTTTATCGTAACACTCTTTGGCGCAATGCTACAATACAAACGCAACTTCACCGCTTGGGCTTATTCTCCTGCACTTCTCAATCTTGCGATGATTATTGCTCTGCTCCTTGCAAGAGGCAGTGAATCCTATCAAGCCATTTTAACTCTAAGCTATGGCGTGCTTGCAGGTGGAATCGCACAAATCTTGTTGCATTGTTATCCTATGTGGCGTTTAGGATTCTTTAAGCTTTTATATGTAGGATTTAAAGAGTTAAAATACAAAAATCCACAACCCAACTTAAAAAATGCTCAAAAAACCTCCAAACAAGATTCTATTAACCGAAATGTCAAGGAGTTTTTCAAGCAATTTTCTCCTGCAATGTTTGGTAGCTCCACTGCGCAATTCGCTTCTTTTATTGATACGCTTTTAGCCTCTTTTCTCGCAAGCGGAAGTATTTCGTATCTTTATTATGCTAATCGTATTTTTCAGCTTCCTTTGGCAATTTTTGCGATTGCGACTTCCACAGCCTTGTTTCCTATGGTTGCAAAATATATCAAGGAATCCAAAGAATCCCTTGCTTTAAGGGAGCTTTCTCGCTCTTTTTGGCTGCTTAGCATTTTGCTAAGTTTATGTGTGCTTGGTGGCTATTTGCTCAAAAACGAAATCATTTGGCTTTTGTTTGAGCGGGGCAAGTTTGCACGCACAGACACACTCTTATGTGCGGGTGTTTTTGGCGCATATCTTGTAGGTTTGCTCCCCTTTGGATTGGCGCGGATTTTTTCACTTTGGCTCTATTCTAAATCCAAACAAGCATTAGCGGCTAAAATCTCGGCTTTCTCACTTCTTATTGGTACTTTTTGCTCCTTTGTTCTTATGCAGTATTTTGGCGCAATAGGGCTTGCGCTAGGTGGAAGCATTAGCGGGTTTTTTGTGTTTTTTTTGACTTTGCATTTTTTTGGTTGGAATCACTTTTGGAATATCTTATGGAATCCCAAATGGATTTTGATTCTTTGTTTCCTTTTGAGTGTAGAATTTTTGATACTTATTGCTTTTAAGACTTATGTTTTTAGCTTATAA
- the prfB gene encoding peptide chain release factor 2: MDNYEYGELLKELEIKRQNIEKIMQPKLLEKRILEIADLEQAKEFWEDTKKAGELQKEKKSCERKLEKYNMAKSALEDAKELFEISQDDLESLELLFAESKELEEQIKNAEIEVMLSGELDSNNAIFTITPGAGGTESQDWASMLYRMYLRWAERKGFKMELLDYQEGEEAGLKDVSFMIKGENAYGYAKVENGIHRLVRISPFDSNAKRHTSFTAVQVSPEIDDNVEIAIEEKDLRIDTYRASGAGGQHVNKTESAIRITHLPTGIVVQCQNDRSQHKNKATALKMLKSKLYEQEIQKREEKNASEDKSEIGWGHQIRSYVLAPYQQVKDLRSNLAYSNVEAILDGDIDSMLEGVLIAKNATNGL; this comes from the coding sequence TTGGATAATTATGAATATGGCGAGTTATTAAAAGAGCTAGAAATTAAAAGACAAAATATAGAAAAAATTATGCAACCCAAACTTTTGGAAAAGCGTATTTTGGAAATCGCAGATTTAGAGCAGGCAAAGGAGTTTTGGGAGGATACCAAAAAAGCGGGTGAATTGCAAAAAGAGAAAAAGAGCTGTGAAAGAAAGCTAGAAAAATACAATATGGCAAAGTCTGCATTGGAGGACGCTAAAGAATTGTTTGAGATTTCTCAAGATGATTTGGAGAGCTTAGAGCTACTTTTTGCAGAATCCAAAGAGCTAGAAGAGCAGATTAAAAACGCAGAAATTGAAGTGATGTTAAGCGGGGAATTGGATTCTAATAACGCGATTTTTACAATTACTCCCGGAGCGGGCGGGACGGAATCGCAAGATTGGGCAAGTATGCTTTATCGTATGTATTTGCGCTGGGCAGAGAGAAAAGGCTTCAAGATGGAATTGCTTGATTATCAAGAGGGAGAGGAAGCGGGCTTGAAAGATGTTAGCTTTATGATTAAGGGAGAAAATGCGTATGGATATGCAAAGGTTGAAAATGGAATCCACCGCCTTGTGCGCATTTCTCCTTTTGATTCTAATGCTAAGCGGCATACAAGCTTTACTGCGGTGCAGGTGAGTCCAGAGATTGACGATAATGTTGAGATTGCTATTGAAGAAAAAGATTTGCGGATTGACACTTATCGTGCTTCAGGAGCGGGTGGGCAACATGTGAATAAAACAGAATCTGCGATTCGTATTACGCACCTTCCCACAGGAATCGTGGTGCAATGCCAAAACGATAGAAGCCAACATAAAAACAAAGCCACTGCACTAAAAATGCTAAAATCTAAGCTTTATGAGCAAGAGATTCAAAAACGCGAGGAGAAAAATGCAAGTGAGGATAAAAGTGAGATTGGCTGGGGACATCAGATTAGAAGTTATGTTTTAGCCCCTTATCAGCAAGTGAAAGATTTGCGCTCTAATCTTGCATATAGTAATGTAGAAGCTATTTTAGATGGGGATATTGATTCTATGTTAGAGGGTGTTTTGATTGCCAAAAACGCAACAAATGGGCTCTAA
- the mnmH gene encoding tRNA 2-selenouridine(34) synthase MnmH — MTKIIPPNSFLNQDLSLIIDVRSPREYAESHIVGAQNFPVLNDEEHQQIGTLYRTDSFKAKVLGASFVSQNIAKHLLTLETMVSPKKPFGIHCARGGMRSRAFFMVLEAIGYQVVLLEGGYKAYRNEVLKYLDSFPPHRFVTLVGQTGSGKSEIIQGFRDSLDIEGIAKHLGSSFGAICGEQPSVKSFQNLLFARLKDLENAPFVLVEGESKKLGNLILPTPLYQSYQKAPKILIVAPLEQRVQRIVAQYGKISLQFFEDSMQKISPFMKKEFWYEAKKAFYVGDLMRVAEILLVEYYDKVYKKESYVCAISYQNLSQVITEIEAFAREFYN; from the coding sequence ATGACAAAAATAATTCCGCCCAATAGTTTTTTAAATCAAGATTTATCTTTAATTATAGATGTGCGCTCTCCTAGAGAATATGCAGAATCTCATATTGTAGGAGCGCAAAATTTTCCTGTTTTAAATGATGAAGAACATCAGCAAATTGGCACATTGTATCGCACGGATTCTTTCAAAGCAAAGGTTTTGGGTGCTAGTTTTGTCAGTCAAAATATTGCAAAACATTTATTGACTTTAGAGACAATGGTAAGCCCTAAAAAACCCTTTGGAATCCATTGCGCACGCGGTGGTATGAGAAGTCGTGCGTTTTTTATGGTTTTGGAAGCTATTGGTTACCAAGTCGTGCTTTTAGAGGGTGGTTATAAAGCTTACCGCAACGAAGTGTTGAAATATCTTGATAGTTTTCCTCCCCATCGCTTTGTTACGCTTGTGGGTCAAACCGGGAGCGGTAAAAGCGAGATTATTCAAGGATTTCGTGATTCTTTGGATATTGAGGGAATCGCAAAGCATTTAGGTTCAAGCTTTGGCGCAATTTGTGGGGAGCAACCTAGTGTGAAGAGTTTTCAAAATCTGCTTTTTGCTCGTTTGAAAGACTTAGAAAATGCTCCTTTTGTGCTAGTGGAAGGGGAGAGTAAGAAGCTTGGAAATTTGATTTTGCCCACTCCGCTTTATCAATCCTACCAAAAAGCACCAAAGATTCTAATTGTCGCACCTTTGGAGCAAAGGGTGCAAAGAATCGTGGCGCAATATGGTAAAATTTCATTACAATTTTTTGAGGATTCTATGCAAAAAATTTCTCCTTTTATGAAAAAAGAGTTTTGGTATGAAGCCAAAAAAGCTTTTTATGTGGGGGATTTAATGCGTGTAGCGGAGATTTTGCTAGTGGAATATTATGATAAAGTGTATAAAAAAGAATCCTATGTTTGTGCAATTTCTTATCAGAATCTTTCGCAAGTGATTACAGAGATTGAAGCATTTGCTAGAGAATTTTACAACTAA
- a CDS encoding AI-2E family transporter, whose amino-acid sequence MQKGGIYFFLVIFALTLLALLKLYSPFLMNLLIAFLLFIATQNVYYVILKYIKSPLASTFLMTLLLIILCFLPIFYILLNLLNLATNLELGNFQNFLLDLQMHLGEYGKEIFAYLPDLLQKEINNWLAHLSGIDWTEVAKRSIGIVAKISQNSLYFLSDTLFILVFLFFFYYYGGALGQYFLGLIPIQPTYVKSLYEEVSAVISVVFYSSIFSMLLQGALFGILMAFLGYNALLLGVFYGFASLVPVVGGSLVWLPVVGYELYLGNYSYAILITLYSIIVIATLADNGVKPFIISFINRVLIKTPLKINEMLIFFAIIAGLTSFGFWGIVFGPAITALFIALLRVYKILYQDKV is encoded by the coding sequence ATGCAAAAAGGTGGAATTTATTTTTTTCTCGTTATTTTTGCTCTCACATTGTTGGCTTTATTGAAGCTTTATTCTCCATTTTTAATGAATCTATTGATTGCATTCTTGCTATTTATTGCAACACAGAATGTTTATTATGTGATTTTAAAATACATAAAATCTCCGCTTGCTTCCACTTTTCTAATGACTCTTTTGTTGATAATTCTTTGTTTTTTGCCTATTTTTTATATTCTTTTAAATTTATTGAATTTGGCAACAAATTTGGAGTTGGGAAATTTTCAAAATTTTTTATTGGATTTACAAATGCATTTGGGAGAATATGGAAAAGAGATTTTTGCTTATCTGCCGGATTTATTGCAAAAGGAAATCAATAATTGGTTGGCACATCTTTCTGGGATTGATTGGACTGAAGTCGCCAAACGTAGTATAGGAATTGTTGCAAAAATTTCTCAAAATAGTTTATATTTTTTGAGTGATACTCTATTTATCCTAGTTTTTTTATTCTTTTTTTATTATTATGGCGGTGCATTGGGTCAGTATTTTTTGGGGTTGATTCCGATTCAGCCCACTTATGTCAAATCTCTTTATGAGGAAGTGAGTGCAGTGATTAGTGTTGTATTTTATTCCTCTATTTTTTCTATGCTTTTGCAAGGCGCATTGTTTGGAATCCTTATGGCGTTTTTGGGTTATAATGCACTTTTGTTGGGTGTTTTTTATGGTTTTGCTTCGCTCGTGCCTGTGGTGGGTGGAAGTTTAGTTTGGTTGCCTGTTGTTGGATATGAATTGTATTTAGGGAATTATAGTTATGCAATCCTTATTACGCTCTATTCTATTATTGTTATCGCAACTTTAGCAGATAATGGCGTGAAGCCTTTTATTATCAGTTTTATCAATCGCGTATTGATAAAAACTCCGCTAAAAATTAACGAAATGTTAATTTTCTTTGCTATTATTGCAGGGCTTACGAGTTTTGGCTTTTGGGGCATTGTATTTGGTCCAGCAATTACAGCGTTATTTATTGCATTGCTTAGAGTTTATAAGATTCTTTATCAAGACAAAGTTTAG
- the ccoG gene encoding cytochrome c oxidase accessory protein CcoG, with protein sequence MVENVKERLYFKRRYVMYGITTILLFCIPFIKINGNQIFLLSFDRKQLHLLGVAFDMQELYLMPFLLILMFLAIFFMTTLAGRVWCGWACPQTIFRVLYRDLLETKILGLRKRMENRQLEPDMSLGSNKVKKVISLVIFACLALVAASNLMWYFVPPEDFFNYIQNPLEHKYLFIFWLGFTIALIAIVVFIKENFCIYMCPYSRVQSVLYDNDTIMTVYDYKRGGEVFDAKGIKLWKKPEALNAECTGCEACVKICPTHIDIRKGMQLECINCLECSDACTKVMGKLGKMTLISWTSPQSIEDRQKVRYMRFKTIGYIVAMVVVFSGLLMMSSKKEDMLLNINRQELYTIRDNGRVENSYVFLFQNTQKQAYDFYFEVQNNAEIQIKRPSKPFRIEAGEKSKQVVVLYTEANLAKDAQKDTHIPLEIRAYAVDSQEPIEVFRKSVFIYPPNKSLH encoded by the coding sequence ATGGTTGAGAATGTAAAGGAACGCTTATATTTCAAGCGTCGTTATGTGATGTATGGAATTACCACAATTCTGTTGTTCTGCATTCCTTTTATTAAAATTAATGGCAATCAGATTTTTTTATTGTCTTTTGACCGCAAACAACTGCATTTGCTAGGGGTTGCTTTTGATATGCAAGAACTTTATCTTATGCCTTTTTTGTTGATTTTAATGTTTTTGGCGATTTTTTTTATGACAACACTTGCGGGACGCGTATGGTGTGGTTGGGCTTGCCCACAGACGATTTTCCGCGTATTGTATCGCGATTTGTTAGAGACAAAAATTTTGGGCTTGCGCAAAAGAATGGAGAATCGCCAATTAGAGCCTGATATGAGCTTGGGGAGCAACAAAGTTAAAAAAGTGATTTCTCTTGTGATTTTTGCTTGTCTTGCTTTGGTTGCAGCGTCCAATTTGATGTGGTATTTTGTGCCACCAGAAGATTTTTTTAACTATATTCAAAACCCTTTAGAGCATAAATATTTATTTATTTTTTGGTTAGGATTTACCATTGCACTCATTGCGATTGTGGTATTTATCAAAGAAAACTTCTGTATTTATATGTGTCCTTATAGCCGTGTTCAGAGTGTTTTGTATGATAATGATACTATTATGACGGTGTATGACTATAAAAGAGGTGGAGAAGTTTTTGATGCAAAAGGGATTAAACTATGGAAAAAGCCTGAAGCACTAAATGCAGAATGCACCGGTTGCGAAGCCTGTGTGAAAATCTGTCCTACACATATTGATATTCGCAAGGGAATGCAATTAGAATGTATTAACTGCCTTGAATGTTCAGATGCTTGCACAAAGGTAATGGGAAAACTCGGTAAAATGACTTTGATTTCTTGGACAAGTCCGCAAAGTATTGAAGACCGACAAAAAGTGCGTTATATGCGCTTTAAAACAATTGGTTATATTGTTGCAATGGTGGTTGTGTTTTCTGGGCTTTTGATGATGAGTTCTAAAAAGGAAGATATGCTTTTAAATATCAATCGACAAGAACTTTATACGATTCGCGATAATGGGCGCGTGGAAAATTCCTATGTTTTCTTGTTTCAAAATACGCAAAAACAAGCTTATGATTTTTATTTTGAGGTGCAAAACAATGCAGAGATTCAAATTAAGCGTCCAAGCAAACCCTTCCGCATAGAAGCAGGCGAGAAATCCAAACAAGTCGTTGTGCTTTATACGGAAGCAAATTTGGCTAAAGATGCGCAAAAAGATACACATATTCCATTAGAAATCAGAGCCTATGCGGTAGATAGCCAAGAGCCTATTGAAGTTTTCAGGAAAAGTGTGTTTATTTATCCACCAAACAAATCTTTGCATTAA
- the rpsU gene encoding 30S ribosomal protein S21 translates to MPGIKVRENESFDDAYRKFKKQADRNLVVTESRARRFFEPKTEKRKKQKISARKKMLKRLYMLRRYESRL, encoded by the coding sequence ATGCCGGGTATCAAAGTCAGAGAAAATGAATCTTTTGATGATGCGTATAGAAAGTTTAAAAAACAAGCCGATAGAAACCTTGTTGTAACTGAAAGTCGCGCAAGAAGATTCTTTGAACCAAAAACTGAAAAGCGCAAAAAGCAAAAAATCAGCGCACGCAAAAAAATGCTCAAACGCTTATATATGCTTCGTCGCTACGAATCAAGGCTCTAA